TGGCCGAGGTCGCGGGGCGTCGCATCGAGGTTTTCGCCCATCGCAGCCCGGACGACCGCGCCGTCGTCGAGCTCGAACCGGTGCAAGCCCCAAGCGTTGGCGATCGGGAACACCCGATCGACCGGATGCGCCTGTTCCTGGCGCACGCGTCGCGGCAGGACACGCTGAACCGCTTCCTGCAGTCCTGTGTCCACGGCCTGCGCGATCTCCTGGGCTACGACCGGGTCCTCGCCTACCGCTACTCCGCGAACGGCGATGGCGAGGTTGTGGCCGAGGCGCGCATGCATGACATCGAGAGCCTGCTTGGCCTGCGCTACCCGGCCTGGGATGTGCCGACGCAGGCGCGGACGATGCAGATCAAAGCCCCGCTCCGGATGTTGAGCGATGTCCACCAGACGCCGGTCGGCCTGCTGGGGCACACCGAAGATCCCGAATCCGTCGACATCTCGCTGGCGCATCTCCGCGGCGTGTCGCCGATCCATGTCGAATACCTCGCGAATATGGGTGTCCACGCGACGCTGACGATCGGCTTGATCGTCGAGGGACGGCTCTGGGGCATGTTTGCGTGCCATCACCGGCAGCCACGCACCACGCGTTCGGATGTCCGCATCGCGGCCGAACTCTTCGGCCAGATGGTGTCACTACTTATCCAGCAGCGGACCGAGGTCGAGATGCTGGACGCGCGCAACAAGGCCGAAGCGGCGCGGCGCCGGATCCTCGCCGAGACCGATGCCGCGACGGACCTGCTGCACTCGTTCCCCGAAATGGAGAAGATCCTCGCGAAGGTGATCGCCTGCGACGGACTTGCGATCATCCGCGACGACAAGCTCCAGACCTCGGGCTCCGTGCCATCGGCCGAGGCGATCCGGGCCATCGGCAACCGGCGCCCCAGCAGCTTCGACCTCGTCGAAGGGACCACCACGCTGGCCGCCGAGGGCTGGGCGGGGTCGCATGACCTCGGCGCAAGTGCCGGGTGCCTGATTATCCGCTGCGCGGCCGTGGCCCCGCTGCAATTGCTGTTCTTCCGGGACGAGAAGCTTCTGCAGGTCACATGGGCCGGCAAGCCGCAGAAGGACGTGTCGATCGGGCCGCACGGCGCACGGCTCAGCCCGCGGGGCTCGTTCGAGGCCTATTCGGAGGAGCAGAAGGGCCGGTCGGTGGACTGGACGGGGTTCGATCTGGAAGCCGCGAGCGAGTTGCAGCGCCTTCTGACCCAGATCACCGCGCGCGGCGAGCGGGCCGAGATGAACCGGCACAAGGACCTGATGAACTATCAGCGTCAGCAGGACCTTATGATCGCCGAGCTGAACCACCGGGTGAAGAACATCCTCGCGCTCATCCGGTCGCTGTCACGGCAGGCCAAGGCGTCGTCGGCGTCGCTGGAAAGTTACGCGCAGGCACTGGAGCAACGGATCGCGGCGCTGGCCGCGGCGCATGACCTCGCGGTATCCAACAGCATGAGCGGTGTGTCGCTGCGCGGCATCCTCGAGACCGAACTGGCGCCCTTCCTCTCCGAGGACAGTGCCCAGGTCCTGATGAGCGGACCCCTCATCGGGCTCAGGCCCGACGTCGCCCCGATGATCGCGCTCGTCTTCCACGAGGTGGTCACCAATGCCACGAAATACGGCGCACTCAGCACGTCCGAGGGTCTCGTCCGCACGAAGTGGACGATCGAGGGCGGCGAGCTGCAATTCTCATGGAAGGAACTCGGCGGACCCGAGGTCAAAGAGCCCGAACGGCACGGCTTCGGCCGCACCCTGATCGAGAAGGCGATCCCCTACGAATTCGACGGCACGGTCGAGATGGATTACGCACCAAGCGGCGTCACCATGTCGTTCCGTCTGCCGGCCGATACGCTGATCCAGATGACGGAAGAGACGCCGTCCAAGGTGGTGGGCAAGATCACCGAGATCCGGCAGGTCGCGTCGGGGGCGCGCATCCTTCTGGTCGAGGACAATATCGTCCTTTCGATGGATATGGTCGAAAGCCTGACCCGGCGCGGGGCCGACGTGGTCGAGACGGCCGCCACCGTCGAGGAGGCGCTGCGCCTGATCCGCAAGG
This portion of the uncultured Jannaschia sp. genome encodes:
- a CDS encoding HWE histidine kinase domain-containing protein, with translation MNEWIDPSDLALDNCDREPIHRPGRIQPFGAMLIGPLDLSRIDFASTNLAEVLDHDAKSVLGQSFHTVLDPKVLHDIRNMLTLPTAKTQRERVGVAEVAGRRIEVFAHRSPDDRAVVELEPVQAPSVGDREHPIDRMRLFLAHASRQDTLNRFLQSCVHGLRDLLGYDRVLAYRYSANGDGEVVAEARMHDIESLLGLRYPAWDVPTQARTMQIKAPLRMLSDVHQTPVGLLGHTEDPESVDISLAHLRGVSPIHVEYLANMGVHATLTIGLIVEGRLWGMFACHHRQPRTTRSDVRIAAELFGQMVSLLIQQRTEVEMLDARNKAEAARRRILAETDAATDLLHSFPEMEKILAKVIACDGLAIIRDDKLQTSGSVPSAEAIRAIGNRRPSSFDLVEGTTTLAAEGWAGSHDLGASAGCLIIRCAAVAPLQLLFFRDEKLLQVTWAGKPQKDVSIGPHGARLSPRGSFEAYSEEQKGRSVDWTGFDLEAASELQRLLTQITARGERAEMNRHKDLMNYQRQQDLMIAELNHRVKNILALIRSLSRQAKASSASLESYAQALEQRIAALAAAHDLAVSNSMSGVSLRGILETELAPFLSEDSAQVLMSGPLIGLRPDVAPMIALVFHEVVTNATKYGALSTSEGLVRTKWTIEGGELQFSWKELGGPEVKEPERHGFGRTLIEKAIPYEFDGTVEMDYAPSGVTMSFRLPADTLIQMTEETPSKVVGKITEIRQVASGARILLVEDNIVLSMDMVESLTRRGADVVETAATVEEALRLIRKEKFDAAILDMNLRGVVSFAVGDELMAKGVPFMFVTGYGSTVDVPPSFKDVPILTKPVDDGTLAASLAELLPSDLSQP